A single window of Marinobacter sp. LA51 DNA harbors:
- a CDS encoding AraC family transcriptional regulator, translating into MSNLTVSRHFVQAALEGAERLGFDTHEMLKDAGISPDLLRIEMARVSSDQFSHLMQVLWHRLDDEFMGFGPRRAPSGTFATMCALVIDCPTLEAVYRQAYQFSRLFEPMVTMELETSGDTIRLVTRMEGDIHDPGYFLRESILVIWHRLGSWLIGQPIELTKAEFAYPRPAHGDEYRHIFHCPLAFNSDRTALTFDKRFLRAPVIRDKSEMRQFLKTSPADLLSRPDESNTFTGKIRALIGRDFSKPLPDFEWIAAELHTSPQTLRRRLKQENTSFQEIKDLLRRDMAIYYLGRPELPINDIASKVGFTEPSTFHRAFKKWTGVTPGAYREGERGNLAD; encoded by the coding sequence ATGTCCAACCTGACGGTTTCAAGACACTTTGTGCAGGCCGCGCTGGAAGGTGCCGAGCGTCTGGGTTTTGATACCCATGAAATGCTGAAAGACGCTGGTATATCCCCGGACCTGCTGCGCATTGAGATGGCTCGGGTCAGCAGTGACCAGTTCAGCCACCTGATGCAGGTTCTGTGGCACCGTCTTGATGACGAATTCATGGGGTTCGGCCCTCGCCGCGCCCCTAGCGGCACCTTCGCCACTATGTGTGCGCTGGTGATTGATTGCCCCACACTGGAGGCGGTTTACCGACAGGCTTACCAGTTTTCCCGGCTCTTCGAGCCGATGGTAACCATGGAGCTGGAAACCAGTGGCGATACGATTCGGCTGGTTACGCGCATGGAAGGCGACATACACGACCCCGGCTACTTCCTTCGCGAGAGCATCCTGGTGATTTGGCACAGACTCGGCAGCTGGCTGATCGGTCAGCCGATAGAATTAACCAAAGCTGAGTTCGCCTATCCCCGGCCGGCTCACGGCGATGAATACCGCCACATTTTCCACTGCCCATTGGCATTCAACTCGGATCGCACCGCCCTCACCTTCGATAAGCGCTTTCTCCGCGCGCCGGTGATTCGGGACAAATCGGAAATGCGCCAGTTCCTGAAGACGTCACCGGCGGACCTGCTGTCCCGTCCTGACGAAAGCAACACGTTCACCGGCAAGATCCGGGCACTGATTGGCCGAGACTTTTCCAAGCCCCTGCCCGATTTCGAATGGATTGCCGCCGAACTGCACACCAGCCCGCAAACACTGCGCAGGCGGTTAAAGCAGGAAAACACATCGTTTCAGGAGATCAAGGATTTGCTGCGTCGGGACATGGCGATCTACTACCTGGGCCGTCCGGAATTACCGATTAACGATATTGCCAGCAAAGTCGGCTTCACCGAGCCATCCACCTTCCACCGGGCATTCAAGAAATGGACAGGAGTTACCCCAGGCGCCTACCGCGAAGGCGAGCGGGGCAACTTGGCTGACTGA
- a CDS encoding CaiB/BaiF CoA transferase family protein produces the protein MAGPLTSLKVLDFSTLLPGPYATMLLADMGAEVLRVEAPDRVDLTKVMPPFDGKFATAFSYLTRGKQTLPLNLKQAEAVERVKELVKGYDIVVEQFRPGVMDRLGIGYETLKAINPKLIYCAITGYGQTGPYRDRAGHDINYLALAGVSSHCGRVDSGPPPLGIQVADVAGGSHHAVMGILAAVINRQQTGEGQFIDISMTDAAFAMNAMAGAASLAGGQEQKPEGALLNGGSFYDYYRTQDNRWLSIGSLEPQFSARLCDTLGLAEMKGYALSQEPEQQQLLKAALKEKVAEKTLAEWQEIFADQDACVEPVLTISEAAEHPQLKARGMVIEVDRGDGVMQKQVSSPIKLC, from the coding sequence ATGGCAGGTCCACTGACCTCATTGAAAGTACTGGACTTCAGCACCCTGTTGCCGGGCCCCTACGCCACCATGCTGCTGGCCGATATGGGGGCCGAGGTGCTGCGGGTAGAGGCGCCGGACCGGGTGGACCTCACCAAGGTAATGCCGCCGTTTGATGGCAAATTTGCCACCGCGTTTTCCTACCTGACCCGCGGCAAACAAACGCTGCCACTGAACCTGAAGCAGGCTGAGGCGGTAGAGCGGGTGAAGGAGCTGGTGAAGGGCTACGACATCGTAGTTGAGCAGTTCCGGCCCGGCGTAATGGATCGTCTGGGGATTGGCTACGAGACACTGAAAGCCATCAACCCAAAGCTGATCTACTGCGCCATCACCGGCTACGGTCAGACTGGCCCCTATCGCGATCGCGCTGGCCACGACATCAATTACCTCGCGCTGGCGGGCGTCAGCAGCCACTGCGGCCGCGTAGACAGTGGTCCGCCACCTCTGGGCATCCAGGTAGCAGATGTGGCCGGAGGCTCCCACCATGCGGTCATGGGAATCCTGGCGGCCGTTATAAACCGGCAACAGACCGGCGAAGGGCAGTTCATTGATATAAGCATGACCGACGCTGCCTTCGCCATGAATGCCATGGCCGGCGCCGCCAGCCTGGCAGGAGGGCAGGAGCAGAAGCCGGAGGGTGCGTTGCTAAACGGTGGTTCTTTCTACGATTATTACCGAACCCAGGACAACCGCTGGCTGTCTATTGGCAGTCTGGAGCCGCAGTTCTCTGCAAGGCTGTGCGATACGTTGGGGCTAGCTGAGATGAAGGGATATGCGCTGAGTCAGGAGCCTGAGCAGCAACAGCTATTGAAAGCGGCGCTCAAGGAAAAGGTGGCTGAAAAGACGTTGGCTGAATGGCAGGAGATTTTCGCGGATCAGGACGCTTGTGTGGAGCCGGTGCTGACGATTTCGGAGGCGGCGGAGCATCCGCAGTTGAAGGCCAGGGGTATGGTGATTGAGGTTGATCGGGGGGATGGGGTGATGCAGAAGCAGGTCAGTAGTCCGATTAAGCTCTGTTAG
- a CDS encoding MECDP-synthase, with product MFKKTLISVAVASSLGLTGCFDSGDSGSNANPDYKITDTTIDQSLVRPIFDPILTSPDFDIPANFDLVLLLGAGQSANFDFTGFTTGTDPASDTINDLDGFSTSSQIDVRFNGSLDASTVVAGQTVHLVPINMLPVSANTPSIELTANPSYIDTSDPFDLTKFATQDVRTEVISLDGGSDNVIRVTPLKPLEDQTKYLVIVTGGVKGADGQSTAPSVPYSQMAGDGPLGNPAFQTIRDVIQGGQGLAEAWLAANSIDADVTLAYTMTTTNTKTSLHAVTSPATFLTQLGEEVVLYSALQVVRENLPAGSTASTVFAALADALSADPQNLELAQKVGAAVAPYQTDPTLGQQVVGSAVPGLPFPQPRTAAFYSGTTRTADNLAAVQASGNVPLQTAAAATNVTEGAIELPYYVELPGSDGAGLVEGMWRGSTTLETTLNATITAFRDSGNPDYANLSNFEFPRDIDGTLNVTQYMPFPQENGKVAVPATAFYPSNPAACPGGITDVVIFQHGITVDRSVATIPAINLTAQTLGGGDCVATIAIDQPLHGLGGSTVGTVPGLNPASSYVDPADFPNADFVGERHFNYTAIPGTLTPEQQSDITQIESGSLAINIGSLQTTRDTLRQGVVDLLNLAATIKSGAFDIDGDAGTYGPTSLQGATFHFVGHSLGGITGTTFASLVENATLRGAYAGIPGVDAFYPNLSSISLMNTGSQLSKLAENSPAFSGAILGGLSAETGGTVVQGTSAFETFLYVWQSAVDTTDPVSYSQNLGASIAAAGDTSILLSEVVGDLTVPNEANISPFGQALSAPLAGTEPLMALINLGAGVEPLTDGDIISASSPNTVLPVANAASFFFGAQPCTTANHGTFVAPATPADPDDQVCPNGSDTGDAFAEMITEVIGNITAQSIPVANSGVLGDSPTIDSALDQNQ from the coding sequence ATGTTCAAGAAAACTCTAATAAGCGTTGCCGTGGCGTCTTCCCTTGGACTTACAGGCTGCTTCGATAGCGGCGATTCGGGGAGTAATGCGAATCCGGACTACAAAATAACTGACACCACCATCGATCAGAGCTTGGTGCGTCCGATTTTCGATCCAATTCTTACGTCTCCCGATTTCGACATTCCGGCAAACTTTGACCTGGTGTTGCTGCTGGGTGCGGGCCAAAGCGCCAATTTCGACTTTACAGGTTTCACCACCGGCACAGATCCGGCTTCCGATACCATCAACGACCTTGACGGCTTCTCCACCTCCAGCCAGATCGACGTTCGTTTTAATGGATCGCTGGACGCTTCCACTGTTGTTGCCGGCCAGACAGTACACCTTGTTCCGATCAACATGCTGCCGGTATCAGCCAACACCCCTAGCATTGAGTTGACCGCGAACCCTTCTTACATCGACACGTCAGATCCGTTCGATCTCACTAAATTTGCGACACAGGACGTCCGCACCGAAGTGATTTCCTTGGACGGTGGCTCTGACAACGTCATTCGTGTTACTCCGCTAAAGCCGCTTGAGGATCAGACCAAGTATCTGGTCATTGTTACTGGTGGTGTGAAAGGCGCTGACGGCCAGTCAACAGCTCCCTCGGTGCCCTATTCTCAAATGGCAGGAGACGGTCCGCTGGGCAACCCTGCGTTCCAGACTATTCGTGACGTAATACAGGGTGGCCAGGGTCTGGCCGAAGCCTGGCTGGCGGCAAACTCAATTGATGCCGATGTCACTCTGGCTTACACCATGACCACCACCAACACCAAGACTTCGCTGCATGCAGTCACCTCGCCAGCAACGTTCTTGACTCAGCTTGGTGAAGAAGTTGTTCTGTACTCAGCTCTGCAAGTTGTTCGCGAGAACCTGCCTGCTGGCTCCACTGCATCAACAGTTTTCGCTGCGTTAGCTGACGCTTTGAGCGCGGATCCCCAAAACCTTGAGCTAGCACAGAAGGTTGGCGCAGCAGTTGCCCCTTACCAGACTGACCCCACTCTAGGTCAGCAGGTAGTCGGATCAGCCGTTCCCGGCTTGCCTTTCCCACAGCCACGAACAGCTGCTTTCTACAGTGGCACCACCCGCACTGCAGATAATCTGGCAGCCGTGCAGGCTTCTGGAAACGTTCCTCTCCAGACCGCTGCAGCAGCAACAAACGTGACCGAAGGCGCGATTGAACTTCCATACTACGTAGAGCTGCCAGGTTCTGATGGAGCAGGCTTAGTAGAGGGCATGTGGCGCGGCAGCACGACGCTGGAAACTACACTGAATGCAACAATTACAGCGTTCCGAGATAGCGGCAATCCCGATTACGCCAACCTGTCGAACTTTGAGTTCCCCCGGGACATTGACGGTACACTAAACGTGACCCAGTACATGCCGTTCCCTCAGGAGAACGGTAAAGTTGCAGTTCCTGCAACGGCGTTCTACCCAAGCAACCCGGCAGCTTGCCCCGGTGGCATTACCGACGTTGTGATCTTCCAGCACGGTATTACAGTTGATCGAAGCGTTGCGACTATCCCTGCGATCAATCTCACCGCTCAAACCCTGGGTGGAGGTGACTGTGTCGCAACCATTGCGATCGACCAACCACTTCATGGCCTCGGCGGCAGCACGGTCGGCACAGTACCCGGACTCAATCCTGCCAGCTCCTACGTGGATCCTGCAGACTTTCCGAATGCAGATTTTGTCGGCGAACGCCATTTCAATTACACCGCAATTCCAGGCACGCTTACGCCGGAACAGCAGTCTGACATTACTCAGATTGAATCTGGTAGCTTGGCGATTAACATCGGCAGCCTGCAAACGACACGAGACACTCTTCGCCAGGGTGTTGTAGATTTATTGAACCTGGCCGCAACCATCAAGTCAGGAGCATTTGACATCGATGGCGATGCTGGCACCTACGGCCCTACTAGCTTGCAAGGCGCGACCTTCCACTTCGTGGGACATTCTCTGGGCGGGATCACCGGTACCACGTTCGCCAGCCTTGTTGAGAACGCGACATTGCGCGGGGCCTACGCAGGAATTCCAGGTGTCGACGCTTTCTACCCGAACCTCAGCTCCATCTCTCTGATGAATACCGGTTCGCAACTGAGCAAGCTTGCTGAGAACTCTCCGGCATTCTCCGGCGCAATCTTGGGCGGCCTGTCAGCGGAAACCGGCGGAACCGTGGTTCAGGGAACATCGGCTTTTGAGACCTTCCTGTACGTGTGGCAGTCGGCAGTCGATACCACTGACCCAGTTAGCTACTCTCAAAACCTTGGCGCGAGCATTGCCGCAGCCGGAGATACTAGCATCCTGCTTTCTGAAGTAGTGGGTGACCTGACGGTTCCAAATGAAGCCAACATTTCGCCATTCGGTCAGGCACTGTCTGCTCCTTTGGCAGGCACAGAGCCCCTGATGGCCCTGATCAACCTTGGAGCAGGCGTTGAACCTCTGACCGATGGAGACATAATCTCGGCAAGCAGCCCGAATACGGTTCTGCCGGTCGCGAATGCCGCGTCATTCTTCTTTGGTGCGCAGCCTTGTACAACGGCAAATCACGGCACATTTGTTGCCCCTGCAACACCAGCTGATCCGGATGACCAAGTCTGCCCGAACGGATCTGATACCGGCGACGCCTTTGCTGAGATGATTACCGAAGTGATTGGCAACATCACCGCTCAATCCATCCCGGTCGCAAACTCCGGCGTACTCGGCGATAGCCCGACCATTGACTCGGCGCTGGATCAAAACCAGTAA
- a CDS encoding enoyl-CoA hydratase, producing MTDLILTEQADRILTVRIHRPDRKNALTHAMYTALGDALEQAENNPDIRCVLFTGSDDCFTAGNDLGEFAAGLPGAFEDTPVGRFLLLLASATKPIVAAVNGPAVGIGTTMLLHCDMVFAGANTHFQMPFVNLGLCPEGASSLLLPSWLGRVRAAELLMLGDAFTADDAARLSLINRVCDPTKTEATAREICSRLSKQAPAAMRATKELLNRPIQAELKDTMIAEGKRFADLLKAPEAAEAFKAFGEKRNPDFSTFK from the coding sequence ATGACTGACCTCATCCTGACCGAGCAAGCCGATCGCATCCTGACCGTGCGCATTCATCGGCCAGACCGTAAGAACGCCCTGACCCACGCCATGTACACCGCCCTCGGTGACGCCCTGGAACAGGCCGAAAACAATCCAGATATCCGCTGCGTCCTGTTTACCGGAAGCGACGACTGCTTCACCGCCGGAAACGATCTCGGCGAATTCGCTGCAGGCTTGCCCGGTGCCTTTGAAGATACACCGGTCGGCCGATTTTTACTGTTGCTGGCCAGCGCCACAAAACCGATCGTAGCTGCAGTTAATGGCCCAGCGGTTGGCATCGGGACCACCATGCTATTGCATTGCGACATGGTATTCGCTGGCGCCAACACCCACTTTCAGATGCCATTCGTCAACCTCGGCCTGTGTCCGGAGGGCGCCTCCAGCCTTTTGCTGCCGTCCTGGCTGGGCCGGGTGCGCGCTGCTGAGCTACTGATGCTGGGCGATGCTTTTACTGCTGACGATGCGGCCCGCCTGAGCCTAATTAACCGGGTGTGCGATCCAACCAAAACTGAAGCCACAGCCCGGGAGATTTGCTCGAGACTTTCCAAGCAAGCACCGGCGGCGATGCGCGCCACGAAAGAACTGCTTAACAGACCAATTCAAGCCGAACTCAAGGACACCATGATTGCGGAAGGCAAACGGTTTGCCGACCTGCTGAAGGCACCAGAAGCAGCAGAAGCGTTCAAGGCGTTCGGGGAAAAGCGGAACCCGGATTTTTCGACCTTCAAATAG
- a CDS encoding fumarate hydratase, which translates to MTTVIRQDDLIESVADALQFISYYHPKDFIDSVHEAYQREESQAAKDAMAQILINSRMCAEGHRPLCQDTGIVTVFVNIGMNVQWDCELPLDDVINEGVRRAYTHPDNVLRASILDDPDGKRSNTGDNTPAIIHYKMVPGDTVEVHVAAKGGGSEAKSKFAMLNPSDSVVDWVLKMVPQMGAGWCPPGMLGIGIGGTAEKAMQLAKESLLDPIDIHDLQARGASNRSEELRLELFDKVNDLGIGAQGLGGLTTVLDVKVKDYPTHAANKPVAIIPNCAATRHAHFTLNGSGPSLQTPPSLEDWPEITWEVSENVRRVNLDTVTPEDVKDWQPGETVLLSGKMLTGRDAAHKKMVDMIDKGEELPVDLKGRFIYYVGPVDPVREEVVGPAGPTTATRMDKFTHTMLEKTGLTGMIGKAERGQVAIDAIREFGAVYLMAVGGSAYLVSKAIKNAEVVAFPELGMEAIYEFEVEDMPVTVAVDSRGSSVHQTGPAEWQEKIIAAKAV; encoded by the coding sequence ATGACCACGGTAATCCGCCAGGACGACCTGATTGAAAGCGTAGCGGACGCGCTGCAGTTCATTTCCTATTACCACCCGAAGGATTTCATCGATAGCGTGCACGAGGCTTACCAGAGGGAAGAGTCTCAGGCGGCCAAGGACGCCATGGCGCAGATCCTGATCAACTCGCGCATGTGCGCGGAAGGCCACCGGCCGCTGTGTCAGGACACGGGAATCGTGACGGTGTTTGTAAACATCGGCATGAACGTCCAGTGGGACTGCGAACTGCCGCTGGATGATGTGATCAACGAGGGTGTACGTCGCGCCTATACCCATCCGGACAACGTGCTGCGCGCCTCCATTCTGGACGATCCGGACGGCAAGCGTTCGAACACTGGCGACAACACCCCGGCCATCATTCATTACAAGATGGTGCCGGGCGATACGGTAGAAGTGCACGTGGCCGCCAAAGGCGGCGGGTCCGAAGCCAAATCCAAGTTCGCCATGCTGAATCCGTCCGATTCTGTCGTGGATTGGGTGCTGAAGATGGTGCCGCAGATGGGTGCTGGCTGGTGTCCGCCTGGTATGCTCGGCATCGGTATCGGCGGTACCGCTGAGAAGGCCATGCAATTGGCCAAAGAGTCGCTGCTCGACCCGATCGATATTCACGACCTTCAGGCCCGTGGCGCATCCAACCGGTCCGAAGAACTGCGTCTTGAGCTGTTCGATAAGGTCAATGATCTGGGCATTGGCGCCCAGGGCCTTGGCGGTCTGACTACCGTTCTGGATGTGAAGGTGAAGGATTATCCGACCCACGCCGCTAACAAGCCGGTGGCGATCATCCCGAACTGCGCTGCCACCCGTCACGCGCACTTCACGTTGAATGGCAGCGGTCCGTCGCTGCAGACACCGCCGAGCCTTGAGGACTGGCCGGAAATCACCTGGGAAGTAAGTGAGAACGTTCGCAGGGTGAACCTGGATACGGTCACTCCGGAAGACGTGAAAGACTGGCAGCCGGGTGAAACTGTACTGCTGTCGGGCAAGATGCTGACCGGCCGTGACGCTGCCCACAAGAAGATGGTTGATATGATCGACAAGGGCGAAGAATTGCCGGTCGATCTGAAAGGCCGCTTCATCTATTACGTGGGCCCGGTTGACCCGGTACGAGAGGAGGTGGTTGGTCCTGCTGGCCCCACCACCGCAACGCGGATGGACAAGTTCACCCACACCATGCTGGAGAAGACTGGCCTGACCGGGATGATCGGCAAGGCCGAGCGTGGTCAGGTGGCTATCGACGCCATTCGCGAGTTTGGCGCGGTGTACCTGATGGCCGTGGGTGGCTCCGCCTACCTGGTTTCCAAAGCCATCAAGAACGCCGAAGTGGTTGCCTTCCCGGAACTGGGTATGGAAGCCATTTACGAGTTCGAGGTTGAGGACATGCCGGTTACCGTAGCGGTGGATTCTCGCGGTTCCTCGGTGCATCAGACCGGTCCGGCCGAGTGGCAGGAGAAGATTATCGCGGCCAAGGCCGTCTGA
- a CDS encoding protein adenylyltransferase SelO: protein MSNNDFRVEHRYLELPDSFYTRVQPSPLKDARMVCFNHALADDMGFHTENADEWTQIGAGAELLEGMDPVAMKYTGHQFGMYNPELGDGRGLLLWETVGPDGRRWDWHLKGAGTTPYSRFGDGRAVLRSTMREYLCSEAMAGLGIPTTRALFMVSAKDPVRRETIETAAALVRVAESHIRFGHFEFAAHHEGPETVKTLLEHVIALHFPHLIGLSEEERHQRWFEEVVERTARMIADWQAVGFCHGVMNSDNMSIIGDTFDYGPYAFLDDFDAGYICNHTDQGGRYAYNRQPQIGFTNCRYLANALLPVMNEDAVRRGLRRYEVAYNDRFLQNMRDKLGWHQEHESDLGLIMDTFSMLHEHHVDYTGFFRALSNLRRHGDKPVLDLFVDRSTASDWLQRYEQRLQAESRSDEARDSAMRAVNPKYVLRNYLAQQVIQEAQNGDYAPMHELLKVLEHPFDEHPEHEQYAAPPPDWGKHMNISCSS from the coding sequence ATGAGCAACAACGATTTTCGAGTTGAACATCGCTACTTGGAACTCCCGGACAGTTTCTACACCCGCGTTCAGCCCAGCCCCCTGAAAGACGCCCGTATGGTGTGCTTCAATCACGCGCTGGCCGACGACATGGGCTTTCACACCGAAAACGCCGACGAGTGGACCCAGATCGGCGCCGGCGCCGAACTCCTGGAGGGCATGGACCCGGTAGCGATGAAGTACACCGGTCACCAGTTCGGCATGTACAACCCGGAATTGGGCGATGGCCGTGGGCTGTTACTCTGGGAGACCGTCGGGCCGGATGGCCGGCGCTGGGACTGGCATTTGAAAGGGGCCGGTACTACGCCCTATTCCCGGTTTGGCGACGGGCGGGCCGTGCTTCGTTCAACCATGCGGGAGTACTTGTGCAGTGAGGCCATGGCCGGACTGGGCATTCCCACCACGCGAGCTTTGTTCATGGTCAGTGCGAAGGACCCTGTGCGTCGTGAAACCATCGAAACGGCAGCCGCACTCGTCCGCGTGGCCGAGAGCCACATCCGCTTTGGCCACTTTGAATTTGCCGCCCATCACGAAGGCCCGGAAACCGTCAAAACTCTGCTTGAGCATGTGATCGCCCTGCACTTCCCGCATTTGATCGGGCTTTCGGAGGAAGAGCGACACCAGCGCTGGTTCGAAGAGGTGGTGGAGCGCACCGCCCGGATGATCGCAGACTGGCAGGCCGTCGGTTTCTGTCACGGCGTAATGAATAGCGACAACATGTCGATCATCGGCGACACCTTCGATTACGGCCCCTACGCCTTCCTTGATGACTTTGACGCCGGCTACATCTGCAACCACACCGACCAGGGCGGCCGTTACGCGTACAACCGGCAACCGCAGATCGGCTTCACCAATTGCCGGTATCTGGCCAACGCGTTGTTGCCGGTGATGAACGAGGATGCGGTACGCCGGGGACTGCGCCGCTACGAGGTGGCCTACAACGACCGGTTCCTGCAGAACATGCGGGACAAGCTGGGCTGGCATCAGGAGCATGAGTCTGATCTGGGCCTAATCATGGACACCTTCAGCATGCTGCATGAGCACCATGTGGATTACACCGGTTTTTTCCGGGCACTCTCCAACCTTCGCAGACACGGCGACAAGCCGGTACTGGACTTGTTTGTGGACCGCAGTACCGCCAGCGACTGGCTGCAGCGCTATGAACAGCGGCTCCAGGCGGAAAGCCGATCCGACGAGGCCCGGGATTCAGCGATGCGTGCAGTGAACCCCAAGTACGTGTTGCGAAACTACCTGGCCCAGCAGGTGATCCAGGAGGCCCAGAACGGCGATTACGCACCCATGCACGAATTACTGAAAGTGCTGGAACATCCGTTTGACGAACACCCCGAACACGAGCAATACGCCGCGCCACCTCCGGACTGGGGCAAGCACATGAACATCAGCTGCTCGTCCTGA
- a CDS encoding HAD-IIB family hydrolase produces MTKPKLLIISDLDGTLLNHENYRWEAAAPALKRLDQAGIPLILNSSKTAPEIRKVRQELGNGAPFIVENGAAVVIPAGTFGNAEEQVVNFGASRADVLAVLAAQRKAGARFKGFEDMSAKELAELTGLDETSAEMAKDRLGTEPLLWEGPDDELAEFHTALMAENLRLVQGGRFYHAMGVFDKADGVHFLLGKYREHYGEQPVVAIALGDSPNDQQMLESADIPVVIRGVHSDDVQLPSAKHAMRSLKPGPDGWNECVLNLLFEYGY; encoded by the coding sequence ATGACCAAGCCGAAGCTACTGATCATATCTGACCTGGATGGCACTCTTCTCAACCACGAGAACTACCGCTGGGAGGCGGCCGCGCCTGCGCTTAAGCGGCTTGATCAGGCCGGAATTCCTTTAATCCTCAACTCCAGCAAAACCGCCCCGGAGATCCGCAAGGTGCGCCAAGAACTGGGTAACGGCGCGCCTTTCATTGTCGAAAACGGTGCAGCGGTGGTGATTCCGGCCGGCACTTTCGGCAATGCGGAAGAACAGGTGGTTAATTTTGGGGCATCCCGGGCAGATGTCCTGGCGGTGCTGGCGGCTCAACGCAAGGCCGGTGCCCGGTTCAAGGGCTTTGAGGACATGTCGGCCAAGGAATTGGCTGAGCTGACCGGGCTTGATGAAACATCCGCTGAGATGGCCAAGGACCGGCTCGGAACCGAGCCCCTGTTGTGGGAAGGCCCAGACGATGAACTCGCTGAATTTCACACAGCCCTGATGGCCGAAAACCTGCGCCTGGTGCAGGGCGGACGGTTTTATCACGCCATGGGTGTGTTCGATAAAGCCGATGGGGTCCACTTTTTGCTGGGTAAATACCGGGAGCACTATGGTGAGCAGCCGGTAGTTGCCATTGCCCTGGGAGACAGCCCCAACGATCAGCAAATGCTGGAGTCGGCGGATATCCCGGTTGTGATTCGAGGCGTCCACAGTGACGACGTGCAGCTGCCATCGGCCAAGCACGCCATGCGCTCCCTCAAGCCCGGCCCGGATGGCTGGAATGAGTGCGTGCTCAATCTCCTGTTTGAGTACGGCTACTAA
- a CDS encoding glycosyl transferase, whose product MGDFYQNGIVTTLHNLVRRPVEDLEAELMEFRKARPMSLVLPSLYSELEGPALKNIVHELTKVPYLDQIVIGLDRANEEQYRHALEYFSELPQNFKVLWNDGPRLRDLDLKLREQNLAPTEMGKGRNVWYCFGYVLASGVSKSVALHDCDILTYSRDLVARLIYPVANPGFNYMFCKGYYARVADGKMNGRVSRLLVTPLIRALKKVCGPSDFLDYLDSYRYPLAGEFSFRTDVINDLRIPSDWGLEVGVLSEMKRNYATNRLCQVDIADVYDHKHQELSAEDASRGLSKMSMDISKALFRKLATNGEIFSSEKFRTIKASYFRIALDFVETYQNDAIINGLTFDRHKEEKAVELFAQNVMRAGAYFLDNPMDTPFIPSWNRVTSAIPDIKEQLLEAVELDNQEFRP is encoded by the coding sequence ATGGGCGACTTTTACCAGAATGGCATTGTCACCACCCTGCATAACCTAGTTCGTCGGCCCGTGGAGGACCTGGAGGCGGAACTGATGGAGTTCCGCAAGGCCCGCCCCATGTCCCTGGTTTTACCTTCGCTCTATTCCGAGCTGGAAGGGCCAGCGCTCAAGAACATCGTGCACGAACTCACCAAGGTGCCGTATCTGGATCAGATCGTCATTGGCCTTGATCGCGCCAATGAGGAGCAGTATCGCCACGCCCTGGAATATTTTTCGGAGCTGCCCCAAAACTTCAAGGTGTTGTGGAACGATGGCCCACGGCTGAGGGATCTGGACCTGAAGCTGCGAGAGCAGAACCTGGCGCCCACGGAGATGGGCAAGGGGCGAAATGTCTGGTACTGCTTTGGCTATGTTCTGGCCTCAGGTGTGAGCAAGTCCGTGGCGCTGCACGATTGCGACATCCTGACTTATTCGCGGGACCTGGTGGCCCGATTGATCTACCCCGTCGCCAACCCGGGCTTCAACTACATGTTCTGTAAAGGCTATTACGCCCGTGTTGCCGATGGCAAAATGAATGGCCGGGTCAGTCGGCTGCTGGTGACGCCGCTGATTCGCGCCCTGAAGAAGGTATGCGGCCCCAGCGACTTTCTGGATTATCTCGACAGCTATCGTTACCCACTGGCGGGTGAGTTTTCCTTTCGTACTGATGTCATCAATGACCTGCGCATTCCCAGCGACTGGGGCCTGGAGGTCGGCGTGTTGTCCGAGATGAAGCGCAACTACGCCACCAACCGTCTGTGCCAGGTGGACATTGCCGATGTCTACGATCACAAACACCAGGAATTGTCGGCGGAAGACGCCAGCCGTGGCTTGTCCAAGATGAGCATGGACATTTCCAAAGCGCTGTTCCGAAAGCTGGCCACTAACGGCGAGATTTTTTCTTCGGAGAAGTTTCGGACCATCAAGGCCTCCTACTTCCGCATTGCCCTGGATTTTGTCGAGACCTACCAGAACGATGCCATCATCAATGGCCTGACTTTCGATCGCCACAAGGAAGAGAAAGCGGTCGAGCTTTTCGCTCAAAACGTGATGCGCGCCGGCGCCTATTTTCTCGACAATCCCATGGACACGCCGTTCATTCCAAGCTGGAACCGGGTGACCAGTGCGATTCCGGACATCAAGGAACAACTACTGGAAGCCGTGGAGCTCGATAACCAGGAATTCCGACCATGA